Proteins from a genomic interval of Scomber scombrus chromosome 11, fScoSco1.1, whole genome shotgun sequence:
- the gbx1 gene encoding homeobox protein GBX-1 encodes MQRPGGQGTAFSIDSLIGTPQPRPGHLLYTGYPMFMPYRPLVIPQALSHSPLSSGIPPLAPLASFAGRLTNTFCASLGQGVPSMVALTTTMPSFSDPPDSFYPPQELPGPRLSAADPGARRQESPHSEELHSREKGSELLNFSETFQTISGETKLYSSDDEKLDLKSADTVCSDREDSSADSENESFSDGNNCGSLSQKSKLKTGSQEALPTGGSAGKSRRRRTAFTSEQLLELEKEFHCKKYLSLTERSQIAHALKLSEVQVKIWFQNRRAKWKRIKAGNVNNRSGEPVRNPKIVVPIPVHVNRFAVRSQHQQIEQGTRP; translated from the exons ATGCAGAGACCAGGCGGCCAAGGGACGGCTTTTTCAATCGATTCCCTGATAGGGACCCCTCAGCCCAGACCGGGACACCTGCTCTACACGGGCTATCCTATGTTCATGCCTTACAGACCTTTGGTTATTCCACAAGCTTTATCCCACTCGCCTTTATCGTCTGGTATACCACCACTTGCTCCTTTGGCTTCTTTTGCGGGACGACTCACCAACACTTTCTGTGCCAGTTTGGGACAAGGGGTGCCATCCATGGTTGCGCTCACCACAACGATGCCAAGTTTCTCGGATCCGCCGGACAGTTTCTATCCGCCGCAAGAGCTGCCCGGTCCCCGATTGAGCGCCGCCGATCCAGGAGCGAGAAGGCAGGAAAGTCCGCACTCCGAGGAGCTGCACAGCCGGGAAAAGGGCTCTGAGCTGCTAAACTTCTCGGAAACTTTTCAGACAATATCAG GTGAGACCAAACTGTATAGTTCAGACGACGAGAAGCTGGACCTAAAATCAGCAGACACCGTGTGCAGTGACCGAGAGGACAGCTCTGCAGACAGTGAGAACGAAAGTTTCTCAGACGGGAACAACTGTGGCTCCCTGTCCCAGAAGAGCAAACTGAAAACCGGCTCGCAGGAGGCGCTACCGACCGGCGGCTCTGCggggaagagcaggaggagacgAACAGCTTTTACCAGCGAGCAGCTGCTCGAACTTGAAAAGGAGTTTCACTGTAAAAAGTACCTTTCTCTGACTGAACGCTCCCAAATCGCACATGCACTTAAACTGAGCGAGGTGCAGGTGAAAATTTGGTTTCAGAATCGCAGGGCCAAATGGAAACGAATCAAAGCCGGTAACGTCAACAACCGGTCAGGAGAACCGGTGAGAAATCCCAAAATTGTGGTTCCCATCCCAGTGCACGTCAACAGGTTTGCTGTGAGAAGTCAGCATCAACAAATCGAACAAGGGACCAGGCCATGA
- the asb10 gene encoding ankyrin repeat and SOCS box protein 10: protein MAYVAPKVKWHKPKAYRNDVIATAKATGCILQYWNSLLVGDELTVLSIVDDNEYVYLVDAIFDTSNIDEWKNFRFNYRGLILSSELTLCQLYSLLAGLWSLTYEQELTTPLHITASRGFTDCLRLLLQRGADVKLAPGGTTALHESCENCHPECTKLLLMHGANPSAVSEEGLMPLHVCSSPESLECAKYLLQYGAAINGCTVDEEDTPLHTAARCGLLEHIELYLSYGAAVNRKNQIGLTPLNTACSQRQEVQDLERYFKLCQMLLGAGSDIHTMDQDRHTPLHMACKNANPDIVDMLLANGAYVNDMDYGGEAPMHNILKEVCFKVSHHPERIVRSLLNYGSIRVWPGALPKVLAHCCVSPDTIEVLLNVYSHLKVNDTWVESVSEEVFKENKEFYESLFSLARTPRSLQHLARCNLRTFLEGRVHKVVPKLDLPTFIKNYLLLECRGYVH, encoded by the exons ATGGCTTATGTAGCACCAAAGGTGAAGTGGCACAAACCAAAGGCGTACCGCAACGATGTGATCGCCACAGCCAAGGCCACAGGTTGTATTTTGCAGTACTGGAACTCTCTGCTTGTGGGTGATGAGCTGACAGTACTCAGCATTGTGGACGACAACGAATATGTCTACCTTGTTGATGCCATTTTTGACACCAGCAACATAGATGAGTGGAAGAACTTCAGATTTAATTACAGGGGCTTAA TCTTGAGCTCAGAGTTGACTTTATGCCAATTATACTCCCTGCTGGCAGGACTATGGTCACTAACTTATGAGCAGGAGCTGACCACACCACTTCACATCACAGCTAGCCGAGGCTTCACAGACTGCCTGAGACTCCTGCTGCAACGTGGGGCCGATGTAAAGCTGGCACCTGGTGGCACCACTGCCCTGCATGAGTCCTGTGAAAACTGCCACCCAGAGTGTACCAAACTACTGCTAATGCACGGTGCCAACCCCAGTGCTGTCTCAGAAGAAGGTCTAATGCCTTTGCATGTGTGTTCAAGTCCTGAATCCCTGGA ATGTGCCAAGTATCTACTGCAGTATGGTGCAGCAATCAATGGTTGCACTGTAGATGAAGAAGACACCCCCTTACATACAGCAGCCAGGTGTGGCCTCCTAGAACACATCGAGCTCTACCTGAGCTACGGAGCTGCTGTGAACAGAAAGAATCAGATAGGCCTTACACCCCTGAACACTGCTTGTTCTCAGCGCCAGGAGGTGCAGGACCTCGAACGTTACTTCAAGTTGTGCCAGATGCTGCTGGGGGCAGGTTCTGACATCCACACTATGGACCAGGACAGACACACTCCTTTGCACATGGCCTGCAAGAATGCAAATCCAGACATAGTAGATATGCTGCTGGCTAATGGAGCCTATGTTAACGACATGGACTATGGAGGTGAAGCCCCCATGCACAACATCCTGAAGGAGGTGTGCTTCAAGGTTTCCCATCACCCTGAGAGGATTGTCCGCAGTCTGCTCAACTATGGTTCCATTCGGGTGTGGCCTGGGGCTTTGCCCAAG GTTCTGGCGCATTGCTGCGTATCTCCAGACACCATTGAGGTCCTTCTGAACGTCTACAGTCACCTGAAAGTCAATGACACCTGGGTTGAGTCCGTGTCCGAGGAGGTGTTTAAG GAAAACAAGGAATTCTACGAGTCACTCTTCTCCTTGGCACGGACTCCTCGCTCCCTGCAGCACTTGGCACGCTGTAATCTCAGGACTTTCCTGGAGGGTCGGGTACACAAGGTGGTCCCAAAGCTTGATCTGCCCACATTCATCAAAAACTACCTGCTGCTGGAATGCAGAGGCTACGTCCACTGA